The Halomicronema hongdechloris C2206 genome includes a window with the following:
- a CDS encoding helicase HerA domain-containing protein, whose translation MATNKPLGSVIQGCLSQGLQIRLHPDVLVEDMRVGKFLVVQGVRSHFFCMVTDVALGTASPRIAANPPEPSDTLMQAVLAGTGTYSTLELSPMLMFTAQENAPAGASGPRPGEANGLASYNAQSSAAVELLPVKTVPGHFSQVYDASERDFRIVFGWEDDPHRRNFAIGQPIDMDVPVCLDLDRFVERSNGIFGKSGTGKSFLTRLLLAGTIQRQAAVNLIFDMHSEYGWEAVSEGKHFNTVKGLRQLFPDQVQLFTLDPDATRRRGVRNAQELFISFDQIDVEDLLLVRGELNLSEASLENAIILRNEFGKAWINRLLTMTNEEIQEFCETKLGSKSSIMALQRKLTRLADLKYIRNSCPHNYVGQILAALDAGQHVVVEFGSQSNLLSYMLATNVIARRIHASYVRKAETFLQTKNPQDRPRQLMITIEEAHRFLDPATARQTIFGTIAREMRKYFVTLLVVDQRPSGIDNEVMSQIGTRITALLNDEKDIDAIFTGVSGAQSLRSVLAKLDSKQQALILGHAVPMPVVVRTRPYDQAFYAQVGQPSWEDIDDGPLFRAAEAAKADLGF comes from the coding sequence ATGGCAACGAATAAACCACTCGGCTCGGTCATTCAGGGCTGTCTTAGCCAGGGATTGCAGATCCGGTTGCATCCGGATGTGCTGGTGGAGGACATGCGGGTGGGTAAGTTTTTGGTGGTGCAGGGGGTGCGATCGCACTTTTTCTGTATGGTCACCGATGTGGCCTTGGGCACCGCCAGCCCTCGGATTGCGGCTAACCCTCCCGAGCCCAGTGATACCCTAATGCAGGCCGTGCTGGCCGGCACCGGCACCTACAGCACCCTAGAGCTGTCTCCCATGCTGATGTTCACCGCCCAGGAGAATGCTCCTGCAGGGGCGAGCGGCCCTCGCCCAGGCGAGGCCAATGGCCTCGCCTCCTACAACGCCCAAAGCAGTGCGGCCGTAGAGTTGCTGCCCGTGAAGACGGTACCGGGTCACTTCAGCCAAGTCTACGACGCCAGTGAGCGGGACTTTCGCATCGTCTTCGGCTGGGAAGATGACCCCCATCGCCGCAACTTCGCCATCGGTCAGCCCATCGACATGGACGTGCCCGTCTGCCTCGATCTAGATCGCTTCGTCGAGCGCAGCAACGGCATCTTCGGTAAATCAGGCACCGGTAAATCCTTCCTCACCCGGCTGCTGCTGGCTGGCACCATCCAGCGGCAAGCCGCCGTCAATCTCATCTTCGACATGCACTCGGAATACGGCTGGGAGGCAGTCAGCGAAGGCAAGCACTTCAACACCGTTAAAGGACTGCGGCAGCTCTTTCCGGACCAGGTACAACTCTTTACCCTCGATCCAGACGCCACCCGCCGCCGCGGGGTGCGGAATGCCCAGGAACTCTTCATCAGCTTCGACCAAATCGACGTGGAAGATCTCTTACTGGTGCGGGGGGAGTTGAACCTCTCCGAGGCCAGCCTAGAGAACGCCATCATTCTGCGCAATGAATTTGGCAAGGCCTGGATCAATCGTCTGCTGACCATGACCAACGAGGAGATCCAGGAGTTCTGTGAAACCAAGCTGGGCAGCAAATCCTCGATCATGGCCCTGCAACGCAAACTCACGCGCCTGGCTGACCTGAAATATATCCGCAACAGCTGCCCCCACAACTACGTGGGCCAGATTCTGGCTGCCTTAGATGCCGGTCAGCATGTGGTGGTGGAATTTGGCTCCCAATCCAATTTGCTCTCCTATATGCTGGCCACCAATGTCATTGCCCGCCGCATCCATGCCAGCTACGTGCGCAAGGCCGAAACCTTTCTGCAGACCAAGAATCCCCAGGATCGGCCTCGGCAATTGATGATCACCATCGAAGAGGCCCATCGCTTCCTAGACCCGGCCACGGCCCGACAGACCATCTTCGGCACCATCGCCCGGGAAATGCGCAAGTACTTCGTCACCTTGCTGGTGGTGGATCAACGGCCCTCCGGCATCGACAACGAAGTCATGTCTCAAATCGGCACCCGCATCACCGCCCTGCTCAATGATGAGAAAGACATCGACGCCATCTTTACCGGCGTCTCTGGGGCCCAGAGCCTGCGCTCGGTGCTGGCCAAGCTGGACTCGAAACAGCAGGCCCTGATCCTAGGCCATGCCGTGCCCATGCCAGTGGTGGTGCGCACCCGGCCCTACGACCAGGCCTTCTATGCCCAGGTGGGCCAACCGAGTTGGGAAGACATCGACGATGGCCCCCTGTTCCGGGCCGCCGAGGCCGCCAAGGCCGATTTGGGATTTTAA
- a CDS encoding peroxiredoxin: MGLCRRTWLRWCFAVGLVVLSWLATTPSTLAMGGPQIPLGQMAPDFTLPTNADDGAISLSDYRGQWVVLYFYPQDFTSGCTLEAQRFQRDLDDYRRHNAQILGVSADDVASHDQFCDAEGLAFPLLSDPNGTVSQLYGAWLGFRSLRHTYVIDPEGVMRARFLGVRPAIHSQEVLAKLERLQIQAN, from the coding sequence ATGGGGTTATGTCGACGAACCTGGCTGCGCTGGTGTTTCGCGGTGGGGTTGGTCGTGCTGAGTTGGCTGGCTACGACGCCAAGCACCTTGGCCATGGGAGGCCCTCAAATTCCGTTGGGACAGATGGCCCCGGACTTTACCCTACCCACCAATGCCGACGATGGCGCCATTTCCCTATCCGATTATCGGGGCCAGTGGGTGGTGTTGTACTTTTATCCCCAGGACTTTACCTCTGGCTGCACCCTGGAAGCTCAACGGTTTCAGCGAGATCTGGACGACTATCGGCGGCATAACGCCCAAATTCTGGGGGTGAGTGCCGATGATGTCGCCTCCCATGATCAGTTTTGTGACGCGGAAGGGTTGGCCTTTCCCCTGTTATCTGACCCCAATGGCACCGTGAGCCAGCTCTATGGCGCGTGGTTAGGCTTTCGCTCCCTGCGGCACACCTATGTCATCGATCCAGAGGGAGTCATGCGGGCCAGATTTCTAGGGGTACGTCCCGCCATTCACAGTCAGGAAGTGTTGGCCAAGCTGGAACGGTTACAGATTCAGGCTAACTAG
- a CDS encoding NAD(P)/FAD-dependent oxidoreductase has translation MTLTETMLAPLGQTLTGLRRADALWQRYRLGQLAPSSVVTTSPQPLGAVDWDVVISGGTLGILLGAGLARRGWRVALLEKGKLRGRAQEWNISRRELQTLVELELLTSAQLEDAIATEYNPGRIQFQGGDPIWVRDVLNIGVDPVTLLEQLKQTFLAAGGQLFEDTAFQSAQVHPDGVHVDANQPFKTRLMIDAMGHFSPIVAQARGQEKPDAVCLVVGTCAQGMPHNDKGDLIVSFTPIRRQCQYFWEAFPARDGRTTYLFTYADAHPERPSLEALLEDYFSLLPQYQSVSLEALRLQRALFGFFPCYRDSPLTYPWDRLIPIGDSSGSQSPLSFGGFGAMIRHLPRLTQGVDDALQQDCLARADLAWLQPYQPSLSVTWLFQRSMSVPMDRSVSDPQQINRLLAAIFEDMAALGDEVLKPFLQDVVQFSPLARTLLQTSLHHPGLVLRLLPQLGLANLLDWMRHYASLGLYSSLYPLGRASQRWLEALPQSYYPHRWVEALQYGAGRDYSLH, from the coding sequence ATGACCCTCACGGAAACAATGCTGGCCCCCCTAGGTCAAACGCTGACTGGATTGCGGCGGGCCGATGCCCTTTGGCAGCGCTATCGTCTGGGGCAGCTAGCCCCTTCCTCTGTAGTGACAACCTCGCCGCAGCCTCTTGGGGCCGTCGATTGGGATGTGGTGATTAGCGGCGGCACCCTGGGGATTTTGCTGGGGGCTGGATTAGCGCGACGGGGATGGCGAGTAGCCCTGTTGGAGAAGGGGAAGTTGCGGGGCCGGGCCCAGGAGTGGAACATTTCCCGGCGAGAATTACAGACCCTGGTAGAGCTGGAGCTGCTGACGTCGGCTCAACTGGAGGATGCGATCGCAACCGAGTACAATCCGGGCCGCATTCAATTTCAGGGTGGCGATCCCATCTGGGTACGCGACGTCTTAAACATCGGCGTTGACCCCGTTACGCTACTAGAGCAGCTGAAGCAAACCTTTCTCGCCGCCGGCGGGCAACTTTTCGAAGACACCGCCTTCCAATCGGCCCAGGTCCATCCCGATGGCGTCCACGTCGATGCCAATCAGCCCTTCAAGACCCGCCTGATGATCGACGCCATGGGGCACTTCTCCCCCATCGTGGCTCAGGCGCGGGGCCAGGAGAAACCCGACGCCGTCTGCCTGGTGGTGGGAACTTGCGCCCAGGGCATGCCCCATAACGACAAGGGCGACTTGATCGTCTCCTTCACCCCGATTCGCCGACAGTGCCAATACTTTTGGGAAGCCTTTCCAGCCCGGGATGGCCGCACCACCTACCTCTTCACCTATGCCGATGCCCACCCCGAACGCCCCAGCCTAGAAGCCCTCCTGGAAGACTATTTCAGCCTACTGCCCCAATACCAATCAGTGAGCCTAGAGGCCCTACGGTTGCAGCGGGCTCTGTTCGGCTTCTTCCCCTGCTATCGTGACAGCCCCCTCACCTATCCCTGGGATCGCCTCATTCCCATCGGCGATAGCAGTGGCAGCCAATCTCCCCTCAGTTTCGGTGGTTTTGGGGCCATGATTCGCCATCTGCCCCGCCTCACCCAGGGCGTTGATGACGCCCTGCAGCAGGACTGCCTGGCCAGAGCCGATCTGGCCTGGTTACAGCCCTATCAACCCAGCCTCTCCGTTACCTGGCTATTTCAGCGATCCATGAGTGTGCCCATGGATCGGTCCGTCTCCGACCCGCAACAGATCAATCGACTGCTTGCGGCCATCTTTGAGGATATGGCGGCTCTCGGGGATGAGGTGCTGAAACCCTTTCTCCAAGACGTGGTCCAGTTCTCACCTCTGGCCCGCACTCTCCTGCAAACCTCACTCCATCACCCTGGCTTGGTGCTACGGCTACTGCCCCAATTAGGCCTTGCCAACCTATTAGACTGGATGCGACACTATGCCAGCCTGGGCCTCTACAGTAGCCTGTATCCCCTGGGACGAGCCAGTCAACGCTGGCTAGAAGCCTTGCCCCAATCCTACTATCCCCATCGTTGGGTAGAGGCGCTGCAATACGGCGCCGGTCGTGACTATTCCTTGCATTAA
- a CDS encoding SirB1 family protein produces the protein MDFSLARQRFYQAVQQSDDHIDLAEAALYIAQENYPELDVQAYLNALDTMAAEARERLPQNPYPLKTLQAINHYLFDDLGFYGNADDYYDPRNSFLNDVIDRRTGIPITLCLIYLEITKRLDFPMAGVGMPGHFLVRPTLDDMAIFVDPFNQGEILFAEDCQERLQQIYGSRAKLQPQHLNVVTAKMLLARMLANLKVIYLQQRDIPKALAAIDRILLMLPKAAVELRDRGLIYYQLGRLVEAQHNLELYLCERPDANDAYEIRHIIQQIERVQGE, from the coding sequence ATGGATTTTTCCTTGGCTCGGCAACGGTTTTATCAAGCAGTGCAGCAATCGGACGACCACATCGATCTAGCTGAAGCAGCCCTTTACATCGCCCAGGAAAACTATCCTGAGTTGGATGTGCAGGCCTATCTCAATGCCCTCGATACCATGGCCGCGGAAGCGCGTGAACGCCTACCCCAAAATCCCTATCCCCTGAAAACTCTGCAGGCCATTAATCATTACCTGTTTGACGATCTGGGCTTCTACGGCAATGCCGATGACTATTACGATCCCCGCAACAGTTTCCTCAACGATGTCATCGACCGCCGCACCGGTATTCCCATTACCCTCTGTCTGATCTACCTAGAGATCACCAAACGCCTCGACTTTCCCATGGCCGGCGTGGGAATGCCAGGGCATTTTCTGGTGCGCCCCACCCTGGATGACATGGCCATCTTCGTCGATCCCTTTAACCAAGGGGAGATTCTCTTTGCCGAAGACTGTCAGGAGCGGCTGCAGCAGATTTATGGCAGCCGGGCTAAGTTGCAACCTCAGCATCTTAATGTGGTCACTGCCAAGATGCTACTGGCCCGCATGCTGGCTAATCTCAAGGTGATTTACCTGCAGCAACGGGATATTCCCAAAGCCCTAGCCGCCATCGATCGGATTCTGTTAATGCTACCCAAGGCTGCGGTAGAACTGCGCGATCGGGGCCTGATCTACTATCAACTGGGGCGGTTAGTAGAAGCTCAGCATAATCTGGAACTCTATCTATGCGAGCGCCCTGATGCCAATGACGCCTACGAAATTCGTCACATCATCCAGCAGATCGAACGGGTGCAGGGTGAGTGA
- a CDS encoding ABC transporter permease codes for MTRYLRVLQLFWSTAVAAELEYRLNFLIAALSSLGGLSGGLFGLFLFYRTGYQFQGWRWEEALMVLGTFTWLQGVSATFLVPNLNKIVTHVQEGTLDFILLKPISSQFWLSTRVLSPWGLPDMGFGLAMMFYGGYRLGLQPSDYLWGIPPLIFGAVSLYSLWFMLGATSIWFVKIYNVTEVLRGLLEAGRFPIVAYPTAYRVFFTFIVPVAFLTTVPAQTMLDRGHWGWILGSAALAAGLLQCSRWFWRFALRFYTSASS; via the coding sequence ATGACGCGCTATTTGAGGGTGCTGCAGCTGTTCTGGAGCACGGCGGTTGCCGCCGAGTTGGAATACCGCCTCAATTTTCTAATCGCGGCCCTCAGCAGCCTGGGGGGATTGAGTGGGGGGCTGTTTGGCCTGTTTCTCTTCTACCGCACCGGTTATCAGTTTCAGGGCTGGCGCTGGGAAGAAGCCCTGATGGTCTTGGGCACCTTCACCTGGCTGCAGGGGGTATCTGCCACCTTTTTAGTGCCGAATCTGAATAAAATTGTTACCCATGTGCAGGAAGGCACCCTGGACTTTATTTTGCTGAAGCCCATCAGTTCCCAATTCTGGCTTTCTACTCGGGTGTTATCGCCCTGGGGATTGCCAGATATGGGGTTTGGTTTGGCAATGATGTTCTACGGCGGATATCGCCTAGGGTTACAGCCGTCTGACTATCTTTGGGGCATCCCACCGCTCATTTTCGGAGCCGTCAGTCTCTATAGCCTGTGGTTTATGTTGGGGGCCACCAGCATCTGGTTTGTCAAAATCTACAATGTGACCGAGGTGCTACGGGGACTGTTGGAAGCGGGCCGATTTCCCATCGTCGCCTACCCTACCGCTTATCGGGTCTTCTTCACCTTCATCGTGCCCGTAGCTTTTTTGACAACAGTACCGGCCCAGACCATGCTAGATCGGGGGCATTGGGGCTGGATACTGGGTTCTGCTGCCCTAGCTGCAGGGTTGCTCCAGTGCTCTCGCTGGTTCTGGCGCTTTGCCCTGCGGTTTTATACCAGTGCCTCTAGCTAG
- a CDS encoding ABC transporter permease yields the protein MLSVYYAYMVEYRAELILWVLSGTFPLILMGIWAEAATSGRFGLQPTDFIQYFLAVFIVRQLTVVWVVWEFEREVVEGKLSPYLLQPVDPVWRHVFSHVSERFARLPFVFLLLGLFMVLYPEASWWPTPINLALTLAAAGLSFCLRFLMQYTFALLAFWTERASAIEQFWFLIYTFLSGMVAPLEMFPDAVREIVLWTPFPYLIYFPARLLTNQAAQVSQGFLAMVIWLGLCFALNRWLWRQGLKQYSGMGA from the coding sequence ATGCTCTCGGTCTATTACGCCTACATGGTGGAGTACCGTGCCGAGTTAATTCTATGGGTGCTATCGGGCACCTTCCCCTTAATTCTCATGGGGATTTGGGCCGAAGCCGCCACCAGCGGTCGCTTTGGGCTGCAGCCGACGGACTTTATCCAGTATTTTCTGGCAGTATTTATCGTGCGCCAGCTCACGGTGGTGTGGGTGGTCTGGGAATTTGAGCGCGAAGTGGTGGAAGGGAAGTTATCCCCCTATCTGTTGCAGCCCGTTGACCCGGTCTGGCGTCATGTGTTCAGCCATGTCTCTGAGCGCTTTGCCCGACTGCCCTTTGTCTTCCTGCTGCTTGGCCTGTTTATGGTGCTCTACCCCGAGGCCAGCTGGTGGCCTACCCCGATTAATTTGGCCTTGACCTTGGCTGCGGCTGGCTTATCGTTTTGTCTACGGTTCTTGATGCAATATACCTTTGCCCTCTTGGCCTTCTGGACCGAGCGCGCCAGCGCCATCGAGCAGTTCTGGTTTTTGATCTATACCTTCCTCTCGGGCATGGTGGCGCCCCTGGAGATGTTCCCCGATGCCGTGCGAGAGATCGTGCTGTGGACCCCATTTCCCTACTTGATCTACTTTCCGGCTAGACTGCTGACCAATCAAGCCGCGCAGGTGAGCCAAGGGTTCCTGGCTATGGTCATCTGGCTAGGCCTCTGCTTTGCCCTCAACCGTTGGCTCTGGCGGCAAGGACTGAAGCAGTATTCCGGCATGGGGGCATGA
- a CDS encoding ligase-associated DNA damage response exonuclease, translated as MALITLRPEGLYCEAGDFFIDPWRPVEQALITHAHADHARSGSQQYLATQISEGILRKRLGPAISLRGVEYGERVRLGDTWVSFHSAGHVLGSAQIRVEHKGEVWVVSGDYKRCADPSCAPFEVVPCDVFVTEATFGLPVYHWQSGEAIAHQIYQWWQGDKERASLLFCYAFGKAQRILSELTRFTERPVYVHGAIQGLTESYRQAGVAMVPTIPTAAPVDNLTYASYAGELVLAPPAAHRSSWMKRFRHPQTAFASGWMAVRGARRRRGYERGFVLSDHADWSGLIDTIHQTQARQVYVTHGQSDALARYLQAFLQVAGQPLETQFDGEDDH; from the coding sequence ATGGCACTGATTACCCTACGTCCCGAAGGTCTCTACTGTGAAGCGGGTGACTTTTTTATCGATCCCTGGCGACCGGTGGAACAGGCCTTGATCACCCATGCCCATGCTGACCATGCCCGCTCAGGATCCCAGCAGTACCTCGCCACTCAGATCTCTGAGGGGATATTGAGGAAGCGGTTGGGCCCAGCCATTAGCTTGCGGGGGGTGGAGTATGGCGAGAGGGTTCGCCTAGGAGACACTTGGGTTTCGTTCCATTCCGCGGGTCATGTGCTGGGCTCGGCCCAGATTCGGGTCGAGCACAAGGGAGAGGTGTGGGTGGTCTCAGGGGACTATAAACGCTGCGCCGATCCCTCCTGTGCACCGTTTGAGGTGGTGCCCTGCGATGTATTTGTCACTGAGGCCACTTTCGGGCTGCCCGTCTACCATTGGCAGTCAGGGGAGGCAATTGCCCACCAGATTTATCAGTGGTGGCAGGGAGATAAGGAGCGGGCGTCCTTATTGTTTTGCTACGCCTTTGGCAAAGCCCAGCGTATTCTCAGCGAGTTAACTCGATTTACAGAGCGCCCGGTTTATGTGCACGGGGCGATTCAGGGGTTGACGGAGAGCTATCGTCAGGCCGGCGTGGCCATGGTGCCCACCATTCCCACGGCGGCGCCAGTAGACAATCTCACCTATGCCAGTTATGCCGGTGAATTAGTGCTAGCCCCCCCTGCGGCCCATCGCTCTAGCTGGATGAAACGCTTCCGCCATCCTCAGACCGCCTTTGCCTCCGGTTGGATGGCTGTGCGGGGGGCGCGCCGTCGTCGCGGCTATGAACGGGGGTTTGTCCTGTCGGATCATGCCGATTGGTCTGGGTTGATCGACACCATTCACCAAACCCAAGCTCGCCAAGTCTACGTTACCCATGGCCAGTCCGATGCATTAGCCCGCTACCTGCAGGCATTCCTGCAGGTAGCGGGCCAACCCCTGGAGACTCAATTCGATGGCGAAGACGACCATTGA
- a CDS encoding DUF1622 domain-containing protein, with protein sequence MSLDVVSTEISTLVVLLNGILTSLCQLLALFVIAIGVTKALFIFLKDALIRPQTPDAFQRSRLAMGYSFSLGLSFLIGATILKTMISSRWDDIARLAAIIAVRTLLNYLLLQAINSSKPETNAVST encoded by the coding sequence ATGTCGCTAGATGTCGTCAGTACCGAAATTTCAACCCTGGTAGTCCTACTCAACGGTATCTTGACTAGCTTGTGCCAACTGCTGGCCCTCTTTGTCATCGCCATCGGGGTCACCAAAGCACTGTTTATTTTCCTCAAAGATGCCTTAATTCGCCCTCAGACCCCTGATGCCTTTCAGCGCAGTCGCCTGGCCATGGGCTATTCTTTTTCGCTGGGGTTGAGCTTTCTCATCGGCGCCACCATTCTCAAGACCATGATCTCCAGTCGCTGGGATGACATTGCTCGATTAGCCGCCATTATTGCCGTTCGCACCTTGCTGAACTATCTGCTGCTGCAGGCAATCAACTCATCCAAGCCAGAAACCAACGCCGTCTCAACTTAG
- a CDS encoding Mo-dependent nitrogenase C-terminal domain-containing protein: MLGSIFSSLSGVAPVANGRQVDCLHPVRRRLNNLTVTTPGLAHRLVRLIPAQCPFERDIRLLGHRVAHIPPLCKFNPLYDELVALRFRALCYLADECGEDISAYI, encoded by the coding sequence ATGCTCGGATCGATTTTCAGCTCCTTATCGGGAGTTGCTCCAGTTGCTAATGGGCGGCAGGTCGACTGTCTACATCCTGTACGCCGTCGATTGAATAACCTGACAGTCACTACCCCAGGTCTAGCCCATCGCCTGGTGCGCCTGATCCCAGCCCAATGTCCCTTCGAACGAGACATCCGGCTGCTGGGCCATCGGGTCGCCCATATTCCGCCATTGTGCAAATTCAACCCTCTGTATGACGAGCTGGTCGCCCTGCGCTTTCGCGCTCTGTGCTATCTGGCAGATGAATGTGGCGAAGATATCTCGGCCTATATCTAG
- the ftsH gene encoding ATP-dependent zinc metalloprotease FtsH: MAFKDQQDPRNSPNSPGSNGSRFRWVGGGLLILLAGFLLLNVFTTARQSAQYSSIAYSKFLEQVESNQVKEATIRDDLIRYELESPITTEMNGEEQQQTLFQTVPPPNDPDLTAMLRSHDVEFSAVPSNDGGWGGFGWFLIPLLFLGLWSFLLRNRGGGPGGAAALGVGKSKARLYSEGDTRTTFEDVAGVDEAKAELQEVVDFLRNSDKYTRLGAKIPKGVLLVGPPGTGKTLLAKAVAGEAGVPFLSISGSEFIELFVGVGASRVRDLFNQAKKQAPCIVFIDELDALGKSRGGQSPFAGGGMSEQEQTLNQLLNEMDGFDPNNGVILLAATNRPEVLDPALQRPGRFDRQVVVDRPDKIGRKDILAVHTPVVKLADDVDLETLAARTPGFAGADLANLVNEAALLAARRNGDEVTMADFSEAIERVIAGLEKKSRVLTDEERTTVAYHETGHAIVGSLMPGAGKVEKISIVPRGVGALGYTLQLPEEDRFLVREDELRGRIAILLAGRSAEEVVFGAVSTGAGDDIQKATDMAERCITVYGMSQKLGPIAFEKQQQQFMEGFGNPRRSVSPAVMETIDQEVKTIVDGAHHMALKILMHNRQVLEEMAQHLLEDEVLEKDALRQHLSQVSSPEAMAQWLDTGNLEDDVYLQDQLAGAQSS; encoded by the coding sequence ATGGCATTTAAAGATCAACAAGACCCACGTAATTCCCCGAATTCCCCTGGGAGCAATGGCTCTCGGTTTCGCTGGGTGGGGGGTGGTTTACTCATCCTGCTGGCAGGGTTCTTGCTGCTCAACGTCTTCACCACGGCGCGGCAGAGTGCTCAATATTCCTCAATTGCCTATAGCAAGTTTTTAGAGCAGGTAGAGTCTAACCAAGTCAAAGAAGCAACTATTAGAGATGACCTGATTCGCTACGAACTGGAGTCGCCGATCACCACTGAGATGAATGGTGAAGAACAGCAGCAAACGCTGTTTCAGACGGTGCCTCCCCCGAATGATCCAGATTTAACCGCGATGTTGCGATCGCACGACGTCGAATTTTCCGCCGTGCCCTCCAACGACGGCGGCTGGGGTGGCTTTGGCTGGTTCCTAATACCCCTGCTATTTTTGGGCCTGTGGTCCTTCCTATTGCGCAACCGCGGTGGCGGCCCTGGTGGTGCCGCCGCTCTGGGTGTAGGCAAAAGCAAAGCCCGCCTCTACAGTGAAGGCGATACCCGCACCACCTTCGAAGACGTCGCTGGCGTGGATGAAGCCAAGGCCGAGCTGCAGGAAGTGGTTGACTTCCTGCGTAACTCCGACAAATACACCCGCCTGGGAGCCAAGATTCCCAAAGGGGTATTGCTGGTCGGCCCACCCGGCACCGGTAAGACCCTACTGGCCAAGGCCGTGGCCGGAGAAGCCGGCGTCCCCTTCCTAAGCATTTCCGGCTCGGAATTCATCGAGCTGTTCGTCGGGGTCGGCGCCTCCCGGGTGCGAGACCTGTTCAACCAGGCCAAAAAGCAAGCTCCCTGCATCGTCTTTATCGACGAGTTGGATGCCCTCGGCAAATCCCGGGGAGGGCAGAGCCCCTTTGCTGGCGGTGGCATGAGCGAGCAAGAGCAAACCCTAAACCAGCTGCTGAACGAAATGGACGGGTTTGACCCCAACAACGGGGTGATCCTACTGGCCGCCACCAATCGCCCCGAAGTCCTCGATCCCGCCCTACAACGGCCCGGCCGCTTCGACCGCCAAGTCGTCGTCGATCGCCCCGACAAAATCGGTCGTAAGGACATCTTGGCAGTTCATACTCCCGTCGTGAAACTGGCCGATGATGTCGACCTAGAGACACTGGCGGCCCGCACCCCAGGCTTTGCCGGCGCCGATCTGGCTAATTTGGTCAACGAGGCAGCTCTGCTGGCAGCCCGTCGCAACGGTGACGAGGTCACCATGGCCGACTTCAGCGAGGCCATCGAACGGGTGATTGCCGGACTAGAGAAGAAGAGCCGAGTCTTAACCGACGAAGAGCGCACCACCGTGGCTTACCACGAAACCGGCCATGCCATCGTCGGCTCCCTCATGCCCGGAGCCGGCAAAGTGGAGAAAATATCCATCGTCCCCCGCGGGGTTGGCGCCCTGGGCTATACCCTGCAACTGCCCGAGGAAGATCGCTTCCTGGTCAGAGAAGACGAACTGCGCGGTCGCATCGCCATCCTCCTGGCCGGTCGCTCCGCCGAAGAAGTGGTCTTTGGCGCTGTCTCCACCGGTGCCGGGGATGACATCCAGAAAGCCACCGACATGGCCGAGCGCTGCATCACCGTCTATGGCATGAGTCAGAAGCTAGGCCCCATCGCCTTCGAGAAGCAGCAACAGCAATTCATGGAAGGCTTCGGTAATCCCCGCCGTTCCGTTAGCCCCGCCGTCATGGAAACCATCGACCAAGAAGTCAAGACCATCGTAGATGGCGCCCATCATATGGCCCTGAAGATCTTGATGCACAATCGCCAGGTGCTAGAAGAGATGGCCCAACATCTGCTAGAGGATGAAGTTCTAGAGAAAGATGCCCTGCGCCAGCACCTGAGCCAGGTTTCGTCCCCAGAAGCCATGGCGCAATGGCTAGACACCGGCAACCTAGAAGATGATGTCTATCTCCAAGACCAACTAGCAGGCGCTCAATCGTCCTAG
- a CDS encoding type IV pilin protein gives MLAFKPRRPESGFTLIELLIVIIVLGILAALAYPSYLNMTRRARYAEAKIAMNAIAKELKIYRAEHNRYPAEVASGERPEGVINWPSRVPFDSSYDYDHWAIAAGECYVQVAFYGENQIRDYTTNVEVVPPPALETIDDDLVLAVERYACDEAPAGGSSGGSSGGGSSGGGSSGGGEGGEED, from the coding sequence ATGTTGGCGTTTAAACCAAGACGGCCTGAGTCAGGCTTTACGTTGATTGAATTGCTGATTGTCATTATCGTTCTTGGTATTTTGGCTGCCCTGGCCTATCCGTCTTATTTGAACATGACGCGGCGGGCTCGCTATGCCGAAGCCAAGATCGCCATGAATGCGATCGCAAAAGAACTCAAAATTTATCGGGCCGAGCACAACCGCTACCCGGCCGAAGTTGCCTCCGGCGAACGACCCGAAGGCGTAATCAACTGGCCGTCGCGGGTGCCCTTCGATTCCAGCTACGACTATGATCACTGGGCCATCGCTGCTGGGGAGTGCTATGTCCAGGTTGCCTTCTATGGAGAAAACCAGATTCGGGATTACACAACAAATGTAGAGGTTGTGCCTCCCCCGGCCTTAGAAACCATCGACGATGACCTGGTGCTGGCCGTGGAACGCTATGCCTGCGATGAAGCTCCGGCTGGGGGATCGTCTGGAGGCTCTTCCGGCGGCGGTTCTTCCGGGGGCGGTTCTTCCGGCGGTGGCGAGGGCGGCGAGGAAGATTAA